In a single window of the Ruminococcus albus 7 = DSM 20455 genome:
- a CDS encoding acetate/propionate family kinase, with the protein MKILVVNAGSSSLKYQLLNMEDESVIAKGNCDRIGIDGHVSAKTGDGRSYEADCNFPTHTEAFEKLVEILTSGETKVIDSMDEISAVGHRIVQGAEIFRETCAVTDEVIDKIDSLAELAPVHNHPHALALRACKAVLPEGTPQAVVFDTAFHATMPRKAYLYGLPYECYKDLHVRKYGFHGTSHRFVSGELAKVMGKKPEELKIVSCHLGNGSSITAVDGGKSVDTSMGFTPLDGLVMGTRCGAVDPSAVEFVAKKKGFTPDEMTAYMNKQSGFLGVSGISSDNRDIQKAAAEGNEQAQAVNEMLTYQIKKYIGSYAAAMGGVDAVLFTGGIGENAPEVRADACEGLDFLGIKIDAEKNNCRGKLVEISTADSKVKVYVIPTNEELLIARDTLALISK; encoded by the coding sequence ATGAAAATTCTTGTTGTAAATGCAGGTTCTTCTTCGCTGAAATATCAGCTGCTGAACATGGAGGACGAAAGTGTTATTGCAAAGGGTAACTGCGACCGTATAGGTATCGACGGTCATGTCAGCGCCAAGACAGGTGACGGCAGAAGCTATGAAGCTGACTGCAATTTCCCTACCCACACAGAAGCTTTTGAGAAGCTGGTTGAGATACTGACAAGCGGTGAGACAAAAGTTATAGATTCTATGGACGAGATCTCAGCAGTAGGTCACAGAATAGTACAGGGCGCTGAGATATTCAGAGAGACCTGCGCTGTTACCGACGAAGTTATCGACAAGATCGACAGCCTGGCTGAACTGGCACCTGTTCACAATCATCCTCACGCACTGGCACTGAGAGCATGTAAGGCAGTTCTTCCCGAGGGCACACCTCAGGCAGTTGTATTCGATACTGCATTCCACGCAACTATGCCCAGAAAGGCTTACCTCTATGGTCTGCCCTATGAGTGCTACAAGGATCTGCACGTAAGAAAGTACGGCTTCCACGGTACATCTCACAGATTCGTTTCCGGCGAGCTGGCTAAGGTAATGGGCAAGAAGCCCGAGGAACTGAAGATAGTTTCCTGCCACCTTGGCAACGGTTCTTCCATCACTGCTGTTGACGGCGGTAAGTCCGTTGATACTTCCATGGGCTTCACTCCTCTGGACGGTCTGGTAATGGGTACACGCTGCGGTGCTGTTGACCCCTCTGCTGTTGAGTTCGTAGCTAAGAAGAAAGGCTTCACTCCAGATGAGATGACAGCTTATATGAACAAGCAGTCAGGTTTCCTGGGTGTATCCGGCATAAGCTCAGATAACAGAGATATCCAGAAGGCTGCTGCTGAGGGTAATGAGCAGGCTCAGGCTGTTAATGAGATGCTGACATATCAGATCAAGAAGTACATCGGTTCTTATGCTGCTGCTATGGGCGGCGTTGACGCTGTTCTGTTCACAGGCGGTATCGGTGAGAATGCTCCCGAGGTAAGAGCTGACGCTTGTGAGGGTCTGGATTTCCTGGGCATCAAGATAGACGCTGAAAAGAACAACTGCCGCGGCAAGCTGGTAGAGATCTCCACTGCTGATTCAAAGGTAAAGGTATATGTTATACCCACAAACGAGGAACTTCTCATCGCAAGAGATACTCTTGCACTTATCTCAAAGTAA
- the ftsH gene encoding ATP-dependent zinc metalloprotease FtsH, producing MKNGGRSLLIYLVVSICIITGLVYMLMSMSTKSDEVKYSEVMSHFDKLEVSEFKLDLGSGELKYKLKEDPETEIEYKVPNVSLFVNEVLGGEEAVNYRKRYDAENPKEPLEYDLVPISDNSFWLNLIPTFLMLGVMIFFFVFMMKSAGGGKMSGFGKTNARLAPSSKKATFADVAGADEEKEELKEIVDFLKDNRKYAEIGARIPKGVLLLGPPGTGKTLLARAVAGEANVPFFSISGSDFVEMFVGVGASRVRDLFEQAKKSAPAIIFIDEIDAVGRQRGAGLGGGHDEREQTLNQLLVEMDGFEDNESVIVMAATNRRDILDPALLRPGRFDRQILVNYPDIKGREDILKVHTKNKPLAPDVSLETIAKTTVGFTGADLENLANEASLLAARKNKKAITKADMEEAAIKVVAGPEKRSKVITEDEKKLTAYHEAGHAICTFYCQKRDKVHQVTIIPRGQAGGFTMSLPEKDKTYVSKNEMYNNIVVLLGGRVAEKLILDDISTGASNDLERATSTARNMVTRYGFSDNLGPVVYGQGEHEVFLGRDYTNTPSYSDNVAAEIDNEIRTIVENAFEQAETLLKEHIDQLHLVAQYLIKNEKIDGEKFDKLMKGELLDDEPVKEVKDRIDDITDNSEVKDTVDVVDISDDPDVSLEKVNKDSIE from the coding sequence TTGAAAAACGGAGGAAGATCTCTGCTGATCTATCTTGTAGTTTCGATCTGCATAATAACAGGTCTTGTCTATATGCTGATGAGTATGAGTACCAAGAGTGATGAAGTAAAGTATTCCGAGGTCATGAGTCATTTTGATAAGCTGGAAGTCAGTGAATTCAAGCTTGATCTTGGTTCAGGTGAGCTTAAATATAAGCTCAAGGAAGATCCAGAAACAGAGATCGAATACAAAGTGCCAAACGTTTCACTGTTTGTGAATGAAGTTCTCGGCGGTGAGGAAGCAGTAAATTACCGTAAGAGGTATGATGCTGAGAATCCCAAGGAACCTCTGGAATACGACCTTGTGCCAATATCCGACAACAGCTTCTGGCTTAATCTGATCCCCACATTCCTTATGCTGGGCGTTATGATATTCTTCTTTGTATTTATGATGAAGAGTGCCGGTGGCGGAAAGATGTCCGGATTCGGAAAGACTAATGCAAGGCTCGCACCCAGCAGCAAGAAAGCAACTTTTGCCGATGTTGCAGGTGCTGACGAGGAAAAGGAAGAACTAAAGGAGATCGTTGATTTCCTGAAAGATAACAGAAAGTATGCTGAGATAGGCGCGAGGATACCCAAAGGCGTTCTGCTTCTGGGACCTCCCGGTACAGGTAAGACACTGCTTGCAAGAGCTGTTGCAGGTGAGGCGAACGTTCCTTTCTTCTCAATATCCGGTTCAGACTTTGTTGAGATGTTCGTCGGTGTAGGTGCATCCCGTGTACGTGACCTGTTTGAGCAGGCGAAGAAGAGTGCTCCTGCTATCATATTTATTGATGAGATAGATGCTGTGGGCAGACAGAGAGGTGCAGGTCTTGGAGGCGGTCATGATGAACGTGAGCAGACCCTGAACCAGCTTCTCGTTGAGATGGACGGATTTGAGGATAACGAGTCAGTTATAGTCATGGCCGCTACAAACAGACGTGATATACTTGATCCGGCTCTGCTCAGACCCGGCAGATTTGACAGGCAGATACTTGTAAACTATCCTGATATCAAGGGCAGAGAGGATATACTGAAAGTTCATACAAAGAATAAGCCTCTTGCACCTGATGTCAGTCTTGAAACTATAGCTAAGACTACTGTAGGATTTACAGGTGCCGATCTTGAGAACCTTGCAAATGAAGCTTCACTGCTGGCTGCAAGGAAGAATAAGAAAGCCATTACCAAGGCTGATATGGAAGAAGCAGCTATAAAGGTAGTTGCAGGTCCTGAAAAGAGATCCAAGGTAATTACCGAGGATGAGAAGAAGCTTACTGCTTACCATGAGGCAGGTCATGCTATATGCACATTCTATTGTCAGAAGCGTGATAAGGTACATCAGGTAACTATCATACCGAGAGGTCAGGCTGGCGGCTTTACTATGAGCCTTCCCGAAAAGGATAAGACCTATGTCAGCAAGAATGAGATGTATAATAACATCGTTGTACTTCTTGGCGGACGTGTTGCTGAAAAGCTGATACTTGATGATATCTCTACCGGTGCTTCAAACGATCTTGAAAGAGCTACTTCTACTGCAAGGAATATGGTTACAAGATACGGCTTTAGTGATAATCTCGGACCTGTTGTATATGGTCAGGGTGAACATGAAGTGTTCCTTGGCAGGGATTATACAAATACTCCAAGCTATTCCGATAATGTTGCTGCTGAGATCGATAACGAGATCAGAACGATCGTTGAGAATGCCTTTGAGCAGGCTGAAACTCTGCTGAAGGAGCATATAGATCAGCTGCACTTGGTAGCTCAGTACCTTATTAAGAATGAGAAGATCGACGGCGAGAAATTCGATAAGCTTATGAAAGGTGAGCTGCTTGACGATGAGCCTGTGAAAGAGGTCAAGGATAGAATCGATGATATCACCGATAATTCAGAAGTTAAAGATACCGTTGATGTGGTAGATATTTCTGATGATCCTGATGTTTCTCTTGAAAAAGTTAATAAGGACAGCATCGAATAA
- a CDS encoding PFL family protein codes for MINVYDILETIRMIQDDCLDIRTITMGISLLDCIDSDIDKACEKVYEKIITKAKDLVKVGEQIEKELGIPIINKRISVTPIAIISAACKGSPVKFAHAMDRAAKTVGVNLIGGYSALVPKGFSAGDVELIKSIPEALATTERVCSSVNIGSTKTGINLDAVKMMGGIIRECAEKTVDQACFGAAKLVVFCNAVEDNPFMAGAFHGVGEPDCMINVGVSGPGVVRAALKKYPDADITGIADVIKEISYKITRVGQLVGTIASERLGVPFGIVDLSLAPTPAVGDSVAHILEEIGLEKCGTHGTTACLAMLNDAVKKGGVMACSRIGGLSGAFIPVSEDAGMIAAAKSGTLCIEKLEAMTAVCSVGLDMIVVPGDTPADTLSAIIADEAAIGMVNCKTTAVRVIPAIGKDVGDELDWGGLFGCGPVMPLKKESASKFINRGGQIPAPLHSLKN; via the coding sequence ATGATAAATGTATATGACATTCTGGAAACAATACGCATGATTCAGGACGATTGTCTTGATATACGTACCATAACTATGGGCATATCCCTGCTTGACTGTATCGACAGTGATATAGATAAAGCTTGCGAAAAAGTCTATGAGAAAATAATTACCAAGGCTAAGGATCTGGTCAAGGTAGGTGAACAGATCGAGAAGGAACTTGGTATACCGATAATCAATAAGCGTATATCTGTTACTCCCATAGCTATAATCTCAGCTGCCTGCAAGGGTTCGCCTGTTAAGTTCGCTCATGCTATGGACAGGGCTGCTAAGACTGTTGGTGTTAACCTTATAGGCGGATATTCCGCACTGGTTCCCAAGGGCTTCTCTGCGGGCGATGTTGAGCTTATAAAGTCCATTCCCGAGGCTCTTGCTACGACCGAGAGAGTATGTTCTTCGGTAAATATAGGTTCTACCAAGACAGGTATCAATCTTGATGCCGTAAAGATGATGGGCGGCATAATCCGCGAATGTGCAGAAAAGACCGTTGATCAGGCTTGCTTCGGTGCTGCTAAGCTGGTAGTTTTCTGTAATGCAGTTGAGGACAACCCCTTTATGGCAGGTGCATTCCACGGTGTTGGTGAACCTGATTGCATGATAAATGTAGGTGTATCCGGACCCGGAGTTGTAAGGGCTGCACTGAAGAAATATCCCGATGCTGATATCACAGGTATCGCTGACGTTATAAAGGAAATATCCTACAAGATCACCCGCGTTGGTCAGCTTGTTGGTACTATCGCTTCGGAAAGACTTGGCGTACCTTTTGGTATAGTTGATCTTTCTCTGGCACCTACACCTGCTGTAGGTGACTCTGTTGCCCATATACTTGAGGAAATAGGTCTTGAAAAGTGCGGTACTCACGGTACTACAGCTTGCCTTGCTATGCTCAACGATGCTGTAAAGAAGGGCGGCGTAATGGCTTGCTCACGTATCGGCGGACTTTCCGGCGCATTTATACCTGTATCCGAGGATGCCGGCATGATCGCTGCTGCCAAGAGCGGTACTCTGTGCATCGAGAAGCTTGAAGCTATGACCGCAGTATGCTCTGTTGGTCTTGATATGATAGTTGTTCCCGGTGATACCCCTGCTGATACTCTGTCTGCTATTATTGCTGACGAAGCTGCTATAGGTATGGTCAACTGCAAGACAACTGCTGTAAGAGTTATACCTGCGATCGGTAAGGATGTTGGCGATGAGCTTGACTGGGGTGGTCTGTTTGGCTGCGGACCTGTTATGCCGCTCAAAAAGGAATCTGCAAGCAAGTTCATAAACAGAGGCGGTCAGATACCTGCACCTCTGCATTCACTCAAAAACTAA
- a CDS encoding ACT domain-containing protein, with translation MRAVVTVIGKDTVGILAKVSTKCAELNANVEEVTQSVLQELFAMIMVVDISKLNSDFATLSDTLTALGDELGVKVHVMHEDIFNCMHHI, from the coding sequence ATGAGAGCAGTTGTTACTGTTATCGGCAAGGATACTGTTGGTATACTTGCAAAAGTAAGCACTAAGTGTGCTGAACTGAATGCAAACGTTGAGGAGGTCACTCAGTCCGTATTGCAGGAACTTTTTGCTATGATAATGGTAGTTGATATCTCCAAGCTGAATTCTGATTTCGCTACCCTCAGCGATACTCTGACCGCACTCGGTGATGAACTGGGTGTTAAGGTACACGTAATGCATGAGGATATTTTCAACTGTATGCACCATATTTGA
- a CDS encoding stage V sporulation protein S, translating to MEVLKVSSRSAPNSVAGAISGVIREQGSVEVQAVGAGAANQAIKAIAIARGYLAPVGIDMVCVPAFANVVIDGEERTAIKLICEQR from the coding sequence GTGGAAGTTTTGAAAGTTTCATCACGATCTGCACCTAATTCTGTAGCAGGCGCTATTTCTGGCGTTATAAGAGAGCAGGGCTCTGTTGAAGTCCAGGCTGTCGGTGCTGGCGCTGCAAACCAGGCGATCAAAGCAATTGCCATTGCCAGAGGTTATCTTGCACCTGTTGGGATAGATATGGTCTGCGTTCCTGCATTCGCTAATGTCGTTATAGACGGTGAAGAGAGAACAGCTATCAAGCTGATCTGCGAACAGAGATAA
- a CDS encoding nucleotidyltransferase family protein, with protein sequence MKIAGVIAEYNPFHNGHKYHLEETRRSGATHIVVIMSGAAVQRGEAAIADKYFRAKTAVENGADLVIELPCPYSCSSAERFASGAVQILAGFGEDGVSMLSFGCEDADISLLNRAAEISCELEDSERVKELLENGVPYPAAVASASGIPDIKAVFDRPNNMLAIEYIKALKKYAPWITPTAVGRKGVSHDSDEVCEGIASASFIRQLIKAGTDYSAYVPKMMDSEPFLMEYADKSLLLKIMTSPVSDIQRLPDMSTHLARRFVNTRGAKCELIHSVSDLAEQFKHKAITLARVRRMIMYLALGVTSHDFFDVPYGRILALNDKGREIFSACRGMTMKYSTSLAELEKLSPRAARISELERNAAAFQQMCVSGRPEFVSEYTRKIVLTT encoded by the coding sequence ATGAAGATAGCTGGAGTGATAGCTGAGTATAATCCCTTTCACAACGGGCATAAATATCATCTGGAAGAAACGCGGCGTTCAGGTGCAACTCACATCGTAGTCATTATGAGCGGTGCAGCTGTCCAGCGCGGAGAAGCTGCAATTGCTGACAAGTATTTCAGGGCTAAAACTGCAGTTGAGAACGGAGCTGATCTTGTTATTGAGCTTCCGTGTCCTTACTCCTGTTCGAGTGCGGAACGTTTTGCCTCAGGTGCGGTGCAGATACTTGCAGGCTTTGGTGAAGACGGAGTTTCAATGCTTTCCTTCGGCTGTGAGGATGCTGACATATCCCTTCTGAACAGGGCTGCAGAGATCTCCTGTGAGCTTGAAGACTCAGAACGTGTAAAAGAATTGCTGGAGAATGGAGTACCTTACCCTGCGGCTGTAGCATCGGCGTCCGGTATACCCGATATAAAGGCTGTATTTGACAGACCCAATAATATGCTGGCGATCGAATATATAAAGGCATTAAAAAAGTATGCTCCGTGGATCACTCCGACAGCCGTTGGCAGAAAAGGTGTTTCGCATGACAGCGATGAGGTGTGTGAAGGTATAGCAAGTGCATCTTTTATACGTCAGCTTATAAAAGCAGGTACGGACTATTCTGCGTATGTTCCGAAGATGATGGATAGTGAGCCATTCCTTATGGAATATGCCGATAAGTCATTACTTCTGAAGATTATGACTTCTCCTGTTTCTGATATACAGCGCCTTCCGGATATGTCTACACACCTTGCAAGACGGTTCGTAAATACGAGGGGAGCGAAATGTGAACTCATACACTCGGTCTCAGATCTTGCCGAGCAGTTCAAGCATAAGGCAATTACTCTTGCCAGAGTAAGACGTATGATAATGTATCTTGCACTTGGTGTTACGTCACATGATTTTTTTGATGTACCATACGGACGCATACTTGCTCTAAATGATAAGGGGAGAGAAATATTTTCCGCCTGCAGGGGTATGACAATGAAATACTCTACATCTCTGGCTGAACTTGAAAAGCTCTCGCCTCGAGCAGCCAGGATTTCAGAACTTGAAAGAAATGCCGCAGCATTCCAACAGATGTGTGTCAGCGGAAGACCGGAATTCGTCAGCGAGTATACCAGAAAGATCGTGTTGACCACATAA
- the tilS gene encoding tRNA lysidine(34) synthetase TilS: MKSDLSDRVRRTIEKYHMAEKGERLLIGLSGGADSAALLLCLHELGYDICACHVNHCIRGEEADRDQHFCEELCKGLNIDITVKVVDVPAYCRANPVSEEEGARLLRYKALQEINADKICTAHNLDDCLETTLFNLARGSGLKGIASIPPVRENIIRPLIECSRADIEAYLFEKGQSFVTDSTNLLDEYSRNKLRHKVVPVMREINPSLMDTFANTLGFLREDSRFLEKMSDDAFAEAVYNDGFSCKMIRKLDYPIRRRVIMRILAKYDVEVSQDKIEMIEHLICNGGKISVKSNCFAYTKSDTLYIYSENSDLKICSDDQVKVSEGVIYWQGRNIEFRIIEIDGKFENVNKKFANSCLDYDKIKGVIVLRKRRAGDRIRLVNREHSSDVRVLMKQAFPLHKRDSAVLLADDEGIVLAENFGAADRVRIDSTTRRVLTYEVISE; the protein is encoded by the coding sequence ATGAAAAGTGATCTTTCAGACAGAGTTAGACGAACTATAGAAAAGTATCATATGGCTGAAAAGGGCGAGCGCTTGTTGATAGGGCTTTCGGGCGGGGCAGACAGCGCTGCGCTCCTTTTGTGTTTGCATGAGCTTGGGTACGATATATGTGCGTGTCATGTCAATCACTGTATACGCGGTGAAGAAGCAGATCGTGATCAGCATTTCTGTGAAGAATTGTGTAAAGGTTTGAATATTGACATTACTGTTAAAGTAGTAGATGTTCCGGCTTATTGCAGGGCTAATCCCGTATCTGAAGAAGAGGGCGCAAGGTTGTTAAGATATAAAGCTTTACAGGAAATCAATGCAGATAAAATCTGCACTGCTCATAACCTTGACGATTGTCTTGAAACAACTCTGTTCAATCTCGCAAGAGGTTCGGGCCTTAAAGGGATAGCTTCGATACCGCCTGTAAGGGAGAATATAATACGTCCGCTGATAGAGTGCAGCCGTGCAGATATTGAAGCTTATCTGTTTGAAAAAGGACAGAGTTTTGTTACTGATTCAACTAATCTGCTTGATGAATATTCCCGTAACAAGCTGAGGCATAAGGTCGTTCCTGTAATGCGTGAGATAAATCCTTCGCTGATGGATACATTTGCCAATACGCTCGGCTTTCTCCGTGAGGATAGCAGATTTCTTGAAAAAATGTCTGATGATGCTTTCGCAGAAGCTGTATACAATGACGGCTTTTCATGTAAAATGATAAGAAAGCTTGATTACCCGATCAGGCGAAGGGTCATTATGCGTATACTGGCTAAATATGATGTCGAGGTCAGTCAGGATAAAATAGAGATGATAGAACATCTCATCTGTAATGGTGGAAAAATATCTGTCAAGTCAAATTGCTTTGCATATACAAAGTCGGATACTCTGTATATTTATTCAGAAAACAGTGATCTTAAAATATGTTCAGATGATCAGGTAAAAGTTTCTGAAGGAGTTATCTATTGGCAGGGACGAAATATCGAATTCCGAATTATAGAAATTGACGGGAAATTTGAAAATGTTAATAAAAAGTTTGCAAATTCCTGCTTGGATTATGATAAAATAAAAGGTGTTATTGTGTTAAGAAAACGCAGGGCTGGAGATAGGATACGTCTTGTGAACCGCGAACACAGCTCTGATGTCAGGGTACTGATGAAACAGGCTTTTCCCTTACATAAGCGTGACAGCGCAGTGCTTCTCGCTGATGATGAGGGTATTGTCCTTGCAGAGAATTTCGGTGCAGCTGACAGAGTAAGGATAGACAGCACAACGCGAAGAGTATTGACTTATGAAGTTATTTCAGAATAA
- the rplI gene encoding 50S ribosomal protein L9 translates to MKVILLKDVKGSGKAGDTLNVADGYARNFLLAKGLAVEANSKNLNDLAGKKASAQHKIDVETADNKAIADKIADKEVVIKAKAGQGGKLFGAVTSGVVADALKDQYGVDVDKKKIALSTDIKAFGDFTAAVKMSHGVSCSIKVKVVEE, encoded by the coding sequence ATGAAAGTTATTTTACTTAAAGATGTTAAAGGTTCGGGCAAGGCGGGAGATACCCTTAATGTAGCTGACGGATATGCAAGAAATTTCCTGTTGGCAAAAGGTCTGGCTGTTGAGGCTAATTCAAAGAACCTCAATGATCTGGCAGGCAAGAAGGCTTCTGCACAGCACAAGATAGATGTTGAAACAGCAGACAATAAGGCTATCGCAGATAAGATAGCAGATAAAGAAGTTGTTATAAAGGCAAAGGCAGGTCAGGGAGGAAAGCTGTTCGGTGCAGTTACTTCAGGCGTTGTGGCAGATGCCCTTAAAGATCAGTACGGTGTTGACGTTGATAAGAAAAAGATCGCGCTGAGTACAGATATCAAGGCTTTCGGTGATTTTACTGCCGCTGTTAAGATGTCCCACGGTGTATCCTGCAGCATCAAGGTCAAGGTAGTGGAGGAATAA
- a CDS encoding TIGR00282 family metallophosphoesterase produces the protein MNLLFIGDVVGCSGTDFLEEQLYKLKREYDIDVTVVNGENSAQGNGITPESFERFMRMGVDVVTTGNHCFRRREMVDLYDSSEFLIRPANFPDGVAGRGVAYIDLCPVKIAVVNLMGTMYMEALDNPFTEIDEILKSIDTPNIFVDFHAEATSEKKAMGHYLKGRVTAVLGTHTHVQTADEVILGGHTAYITDVGMTGPELSVLGVDSDIVIEKFRYHKPVKFTESDSACFLNGVVVSFDEKSGKSTNIIRVISRK, from the coding sequence ATGAACCTTTTATTTATCGGAGATGTGGTAGGTTGTTCCGGAACAGATTTTCTGGAAGAACAGCTTTATAAACTTAAAAGAGAGTATGATATAGATGTTACAGTAGTCAACGGTGAAAATTCTGCTCAGGGAAACGGGATAACACCTGAATCCTTTGAGAGGTTTATGCGGATGGGTGTTGATGTTGTCACTACAGGCAACCACTGTTTTCGCCGCCGCGAGATGGTTGATCTTTATGACAGCAGCGAGTTCCTGATACGTCCTGCAAATTTTCCCGATGGGGTTGCAGGCAGGGGAGTGGCTTACATTGACCTTTGTCCTGTGAAGATCGCAGTGGTGAACCTTATGGGAACTATGTATATGGAAGCTCTTGACAATCCGTTTACCGAGATAGATGAGATACTCAAGAGTATCGACACACCGAATATTTTTGTTGATTTCCATGCTGAGGCAACCAGTGAGAAAAAAGCTATGGGTCATTATCTTAAAGGTCGTGTTACAGCAGTACTTGGTACTCATACCCATGTGCAGACTGCTGATGAAGTCATACTGGGCGGGCATACAGCTTATATAACCGATGTTGGTATGACAGGACCTGAGCTTTCAGTGCTTGGTGTTGACAGTGATATCGTAATCGAAAAGTTCAGATACCACAAGCCTGTTAAGTTCACAGAGAGTGATTCTGCGTGTTTTTTGAATGGAGTAGTGGTCAGTTTCGATGAAAAATCGGGAAAATCTACAAATATTATAAGGGTTATTAGTCGCAAGTAA
- the dnaB gene encoding replicative DNA helicase produces the protein MADISDFNAVSGSDLPGRALPYSQEAEEAVIGCILLDPVECREKAMEMLKPEHFYRPKHQQIFSVMMRMFTTGKAEDIVTVVDEAVNEGIFENSSMAMKYLYGLMDNVPSTKNIESYCNIILQKAQLRSLMNVANEIIASVGDGASDPKALLDSAEQKIFSIRQGRDLQGLTRISDVIVENFHHLTEISGPDAEKHQGARSGFSQLDHVTTGLQKTDLIVLAARPAMGKSAFALNIAVNCCKATKRDVAIFSLEMGKEQLVGRMLASEGKVNNTLLRNGEMKDEDWTKLAEAADVLSQLPIYLDDGAGGVTVPQMKAKLRRLNNLGLVVIDYIQLMESPNKHSSRVNEVSEITRQIKLMAKELSVPVIALSQLSRNAEKRDDKRPLLSDLRESGSIEQDADIILFLYRDAYYSDSKEDQTVAECIVAKNRHGQLGTIKLSWIGEYTLFRGLEFRKDEK, from the coding sequence ATGGCTGACATTAGCGATTTCAATGCTGTCAGCGGTTCTGATCTTCCGGGCAGGGCTCTGCCGTACAGCCAGGAGGCTGAGGAAGCCGTAATAGGATGTATTCTTCTTGATCCTGTAGAATGCCGCGAAAAGGCGATGGAAATGCTCAAACCCGAGCATTTCTACCGTCCGAAGCATCAGCAGATATTCTCCGTTATGATGAGGATGTTCACCACAGGTAAAGCGGAGGATATAGTTACTGTTGTTGATGAAGCCGTAAATGAGGGCATATTTGAAAACTCATCAATGGCGATGAAGTACCTCTATGGGTTGATGGATAATGTACCTTCAACCAAGAATATAGAGAGCTACTGCAATATAATCCTGCAGAAGGCTCAGCTTCGCTCACTGATGAATGTAGCAAATGAGATAATCGCAAGCGTTGGTGACGGTGCTTCTGATCCGAAAGCCTTGCTTGACAGTGCTGAGCAGAAGATATTCAGCATAAGACAGGGCAGAGATCTTCAGGGACTTACCAGGATAAGTGATGTTATTGTTGAGAATTTCCATCATCTGACAGAAATATCTGGTCCCGATGCAGAAAAGCATCAGGGTGCGAGATCTGGATTTTCTCAGCTTGACCACGTTACTACCGGTCTTCAGAAGACGGACCTGATAGTGCTTGCAGCAAGACCTGCGATGGGTAAGTCGGCTTTCGCACTGAATATCGCCGTTAACTGCTGCAAAGCCACAAAGAGGGACGTTGCCATATTCTCACTCGAAATGGGCAAAGAACAGCTTGTGGGAAGAATGCTGGCTTCCGAGGGTAAGGTTAACAATACTCTGCTCAGAAACGGTGAGATGAAGGACGAGGACTGGACCAAGCTTGCTGAGGCTGCAGACGTTCTTTCACAATTGCCTATATATCTCGATGATGGTGCGGGCGGAGTTACAGTACCTCAGATGAAAGCAAAACTCAGACGTCTGAATAATCTGGGTCTTGTAGTCATAGACTATATACAGCTGATGGAATCGCCTAACAAGCACAGCAGCCGTGTTAACGAAGTTTCTGAGATAACACGTCAGATAAAGCTGATGGCTAAGGAACTTAGTGTACCTGTCATCGCACTTTCACAGCTTTCCCGTAATGCGGAGAAGCGTGACGATAAGCGCCCTCTGCTTTCTGACCTGAGAGAATCAGGATCTATCGAGCAGGATGCGGATATCATACTGTTTCTGTACCGTGATGCTTATTATTCCGATTCAAAGGAAGATCAGACGGTGGCAGAATGCATTGTTGCCAAAAACAGACATGGTCAGCTTGGTACGATAAAACTCAGCTGGATAGGCGAGTACACATTGTTCAGAGGATTGGAATTCAGAAAAGATGAAAAGTGA